Within Plasmodium vinckei vinckei genome assembly, chromosome: PVVCY_12, the genomic segment ACTGTCTTCCTTTTCTGCGGCTTCTTCTTCTCTCTTTCGAAGGAGTTCAGTATCATGATGATATTGGCTCATATGTAAATAACATGGGTGTGCAGGCAAATAATCTTCAAGAATCCAATGTGGACCTCTTTCTTTTCTTCTTCTATCAAGGTATCGTGTAACAGGATTTGTGTTTTCAGCTCGCTCTCTCTCTTTGTTAGCTTCTACCCATTCTACTGTAAATCTCTTTGGCTTTATTCCGAGATATGATACATGATGAAATGTAAAGGATAAACCAAaagcaaataaaaagtatgGAATAAAAGCTAATGGCAATGGAAATTGTAATAGCCATGCCATAAGTGGCTTATGGTCCTTTGCAAATTCACCATGCAAATAAGTATGGAAAACGCCTGCTGGTCTTAATGACCACCTTTCCCAATCATATTTATGGTTATAATACCTTTGATTCAATCGATATTTCTTTGGTTCGCCATTTGGTAAAAATTCTCTTGGAGGGGGTTCTGGAATATTTATTCCTAAAGGTTGTGATGCAACATATCttttaaatacattatGGGCATTGTTGTTCATACGAAtacaaatttgttttttcccatttaaatacaattgcattttttcacttttttaattacaattgtattattaaGATAATATTGCTAAATcacaaaattttattatataactaTACGAAATATGTATGCATGGTACAAATActtgcatatatatgtattataaacatatacTGTGAAAGTATTACACTTTTAAGTAATATTaaagatatataattttcgtGAAATTTATTGTgacaaaataaacatttcgcaaaaaatgcatatgaaattttatcacgtttacattttcaaaactaatatatttaaaagaaaaaataatagcaataaatatttttttgcattaAAGAGGTCAtactaataattttttaactatttaatgcatttgaatataaacatgtatatatttagtaTAATATTGCtattgtataaataatttcatcactaaaaaatataatacacacgttaaattttatgaaaatattttttggatatcgttttttttatagttatTCCAAATTTcagttatatttttcttgcACATAAAAATGTTCCAAGGTCAATATTTTAGAGAATTCTTTGTAATAATGGTGtatattacaaaatttgtttgcaataataaacaaaactatacaaaataacatattattatttaaattaaaaaaatatatattgttcataaaaaattgatacatttatataagtgaaaaaataacattcGTCCAATTTGGACGGTATTAAAAACCTGAAAGAACAAATGTgcacatattatttaccccttttttgttcatgttaaaaagtttatatatagtGCCAAAATAATAGGAGTACGAAGTATTTTGTTTGAgtttgcatatattaaagAACAAAAGAAGAATGCacaatatttaattcatagtaaaaatattattctaTTATACACATAAGgaaatagtatatatacctAATGCTACAGATTGGCAAAACATACACATTCAATCATTACTCCATATGGTACTATATTCTATATATGTCTGTACAGAGAGTCATGAGTactcatatattttttatgccCATATATAGTAGTATGTATACCGTTTGGTTGAAAaatgagaaaaatattattgaatattttcaatGGTTTATGaggatattattttttacgaGTTCATTCTCAcctaattattaaattatttaaacaaaagacaaaaaataaatgactTTAAATATGTTCTACCGTGAACGGATgaataattcatataaagacatataaaatattaccctttattatatttctgAATTATGTAAAggatatttaaatatgcgaatatatttttattttaatatatatgtgattAATATACAACAAAGATATaatgaacaaaaatatttcaaattctttatttcatttacataaaaaataataaacaacgTAAAGTTGCATAAGGACAAAAAGtcttattattaatttcgtatataatatttcttaaaaaataaagtattttacaaaaaccCAAAAGatacaatattattatcactatatattattctatagaatataaaattttaacatATTTGTATTCTACGTATTTTTGGTttttatatagatatattaaaacCAGAACATAAATTCATAGtttctttaaaaatgaaaaactGTACAAATGCTAAACAAAATGTTTAACGGttaaactaaaaaaatatgttatttaGGTTCATGCACACccgtatatattatataaataaagttaGTATATGCTTTAGGGTTATGGAAATGGGCTTACATATGCAAACTTATAGTATATAGGAATAATACTAAGCTGCCTTAAGCACATAATgttacttttatttatttgttatgtagaaaaaataaaatatgcgtttgtaataaataattataaaatttttgaatatatagaaaatttccatttaatccttcataataatatatatatttttttcaaataaaaaaaatatttcacccaattttttaaaatgagTGTTGtggaaataaaacatacatattttaaaaaaataaaaagcgaatatattttattagtgCCACGAACAATATAGCAAATACTAAAAAATGCTGGCTTgcaatttataatattcaaGCTATACCTGCATAAAGATATGCATAGATATGTCGTTGCAATATAAcagtataaataaatacatgCAATTTTTGCCTAcaaatgtatgtatgtatgtatatatatatatatatatatatatatatatatatatatatatta encodes:
- a CDS encoding Cg8 protein, putative, with translation MQLYLNGKKQICIRMNNNAHNVFKRYVASQPLGINIPEPPPREFLPNGEPKKYRLNQRYYNHKYDWERWSLRPAGVFHTYLHGEFAKDHKPLMAWLLQFPLPLAFIPYFLFAFGLSFTFHHVSYLGIKPKRFTVEWVEANKERERAENTNPVTRYLDRRRKERGPHWILEDYLPAHPCYLHMSQYHHDTELLRKREEEAAEKEDSSDD